Proteins co-encoded in one Quercus robur chromosome 8, dhQueRobu3.1, whole genome shotgun sequence genomic window:
- the LOC126696145 gene encoding uncharacterized protein LOC126696145: MQRHVETQCHGDWVKGLLRSIGHTTSVMAEWWALRDNLNLAIELGISQLEIELDAKVIVEMLKSTNCPNKSFTTLLCDCRCLMAKFKQVRVGHVFREANKCADLLAKRGCPLMENFVVFDTSPTDDLNILLEADRNGLFYYRHVANILASVAIL; the protein is encoded by the coding sequence ATGCAGCGTCATGTGGAAACCCAATGCCATGGAGATTGGGTTAAGGGGCTTTTGAGATCAATTGGACACACTACTAGTGTCATGGCTGAGTGGTGGGCATTGCGTGACAACTTGAATTTGGCCATTGAATTAGGAATAAGCCAACTAGAAATAGAGCTTGATGCCAAGGTGATTGTGGAGATGCTCAAAAGTACAAACTGTCCTAACAAAAGTTTTACTACTTTACTGTGTGATTGCAGGTGTCTCATGGCCAAGTTCAAGCAGGTTCGGGTGGGGCATGTGTTTAGAGAGGCAAATAAATGTGCCGACCTTTTGGCTAAGAGGGGTTGTCCCTTGATGgagaattttgttgtgtttgataCCTCTCCCACTGATGATTTAAATATATTGCTTGAAGCTGATAGGAATGGGTTGTTTTATTATAGGCATGTTGCCAATATTTTGGCCTCTGTGGCCATTTTGTAA